CGACCGGACTACGTTGTATCACATTGAGAAGGGTAACCCAAGTGTGTCGATAGGCGCGTATTTCAATGTTTTGAGAGTCCTGGGTTTGCAGGATGATTTTCTCAAATTGGCTGCTGATGATGAGTTGGGAAGAAAATTGCAGGATTTGAAGCTGATTGGCAAATCGTAGTATGGCAGACCGGACGGACATTTATGTTTATGCAGATTGGATCGGTATGGCCGGGCCGAAGTTGATCGGGGGGCTTTCTGCGCAGCAAGCCAAGGGCAGGAAATCATTCAGCTTTACGTATCAAAAAGACTGGATCGCTTCGCATGAACAATTCCTGCTCGACCCTGACATTGCCTGGTTTGGCGGCGCGCAATATCCTAACCAAAAGGAAAACTTCGGCGTATTTCTCGACTCTATGCCCGACACCTGGGGGCGCACGCTCATGAAAAGAAGGGCGTCCATTCTTGCAAAGCAAAATGGGAAGCAGGCTCCGACATTGTATGATATCGATTTTCTTTTGGGAGTCCATGACGAAAGTCGAATGGGTGCATTGCGGTTTAAACTCGATCCGGGCGGGCCATTTTTAGATAATGATCCGGTTTCGCCAACGCCGCCCTGGGCGACTGTCCGTGAACTTCAACATGGAGCTGCGCTCATCGAGTCCAATGAAGATACCGCGGAAGTAAGAAAATGGTTGGCTATGCTGATGGCGCCGGGCTCCTCTCTCGGTGGCGCCAGGCCCAAAGCTAATATCCTCGACGAAAAAGGGCAGCCCTGGATCGCGAAGTTTCCTTCAAAAAACGATACAACCGACCGCGCGGCTTGGGAATACCTGGCTTACCGGCTGGCAATTAATGCAGGAATTGAGATGGCCGAAAGTAAACTGGAACTTGTGGCAGGAAAATATCATACCTTTTTTACGAAGCGATTTGACAGAGAAAAAAGTACCCGCATCCATTTTGCCTCCGCCATGACGATGACCGGTAAAAGTGAGGAATTGATCCGCGATGATACGCCTTCCTATCTCGATATAGTTGAATTTATACAGTTTTCAGGAAGCAACATTGCCGAAGATCTGGCTCAACTCTGGCGGCGAATGGTATTTAATATTCTGATTTCCAACACCGACGACCATCTGCGCAATCACGGGTTTCTGCTAACTGCCACCGGGTGGA
The genomic region above belongs to Dyadobacter pollutisoli and contains:
- a CDS encoding helix-turn-helix domain-containing protein gives rise to the protein MQTKKQILLPRFLKILEQLGENIKLARKRRKLTTIQVSERAGIDRTTLYHIEKGNPSVSIGAYFNVLRVLGLQDDFLKLAADDELGRKLQDLKLIGKS
- a CDS encoding type II toxin-antitoxin system HipA family toxin, giving the protein MADRTDIYVYADWIGMAGPKLIGGLSAQQAKGRKSFSFTYQKDWIASHEQFLLDPDIAWFGGAQYPNQKENFGVFLDSMPDTWGRTLMKRRASILAKQNGKQAPTLYDIDFLLGVHDESRMGALRFKLDPGGPFLDNDPVSPTPPWATVRELQHGAALIESNEDTAEVRKWLAMLMAPGSSLGGARPKANILDEKGQPWIAKFPSKNDTTDRAAWEYLAYRLAINAGIEMAESKLELVAGKYHTFFTKRFDREKSTRIHFASAMTMTGKSEELIRDDTPSYLDIVEFIQFSGSNIAEDLAQLWRRMVFNILISNTDDHLRNHGFLLTATGWRLSPAFDINPSIDKDGLALNIDMDNNQLDLDLAKQVGVYFRLREKEMDEILDQVKSAVTEWKKVAGEIGISRGEQTLMASAFWARNAVDAKLISN